A genomic region of Gemmata massiliana contains the following coding sequences:
- a CDS encoding sigma-70 family RNA polymerase sigma factor, with amino-acid sequence MTAPEVNELVEQWWPLAGGVARQWGARFPWLEHDFESAAGYALWQLARKVSGEADPERGGRFAGLVRKAVKWAILRCLDQERTRNPRAFLPPLVFLNPETGEPITPLTFVAARGREPGAAFADADELATLFARAELSERYRDVLTRRLGHEEPREEIAADLGVSGTRVREMVTIGRERLRGVAGVG; translated from the coding sequence GTGGTGGCCCCTCGCCGGCGGGGTGGCGCGCCAGTGGGGCGCCCGGTTCCCGTGGCTCGAACACGATTTCGAGAGCGCGGCCGGGTACGCCCTGTGGCAGCTCGCGCGGAAGGTGAGCGGGGAGGCCGATCCCGAGCGCGGGGGCCGGTTCGCGGGCCTGGTCCGCAAGGCGGTGAAGTGGGCCATACTTCGCTGCCTCGACCAGGAGCGCACGAGGAACCCGAGGGCGTTCCTTCCGCCCTTAGTGTTCCTCAACCCGGAAACGGGTGAACCGATCACCCCACTCACATTCGTGGCCGCTCGTGGTCGAGAGCCCGGCGCCGCATTCGCCGATGCCGATGAGCTGGCCACGCTGTTCGCTCGGGCCGAACTGTCCGAGCGGTATCGCGACGTGCTCACGCGCCGACTCGGGCACGAAGAACCGCGGGAAGAGATCGCCGCGGACCTGGGCGTTAGCGGAACCCGGGTCCGGGAGATGGTCACGATCGGTCGGGAGAGGCTCAGAGGCGTGGCAGGAGTCGGATGA
- a CDS encoding LuxR C-terminal-related transcriptional regulator, whose translation MSYPPAQGSGPLPHAPRENAPSRRPDATVLVADPHPVVREGVKALLNAQPDMQVVGEAHDGITALGLVAELRPDVLILETDLPGLDGVQVAGQGHEVHPGCKPLVLTTCEQPGQVQLLFRFGARGYVLKRAPTEQLVQAVRTVAAGGTYLDPEVADYIVASSHNPTETDGTADTLSNRELLVMRLIALGYSNKEIAARLNLSVKTVETYKARAMAKLELSTRADLMRHAIRNGWLSDEPELVLAVATGNRPE comes from the coding sequence ATGTCCTATCCACCTGCCCAGGGTTCGGGGCCACTGCCACATGCACCAAGAGAAAATGCTCCGTCACGGCGCCCCGACGCCACTGTGCTCGTGGCGGACCCTCATCCGGTTGTTCGCGAGGGCGTGAAAGCCTTGCTAAACGCCCAGCCCGACATGCAGGTCGTCGGCGAGGCGCACGACGGAATAACGGCTCTCGGGTTGGTTGCAGAACTGAGACCGGACGTCCTGATCTTGGAGACAGACCTACCGGGCCTCGACGGGGTGCAGGTGGCTGGCCAGGGGCACGAGGTGCATCCCGGGTGCAAGCCCCTCGTGCTGACCACTTGTGAGCAACCCGGTCAGGTACAGTTGCTCTTCCGGTTCGGGGCTCGGGGATACGTTCTCAAGCGCGCCCCGACCGAGCAACTGGTCCAGGCAGTTCGGACAGTAGCCGCGGGCGGCACCTACCTCGACCCCGAGGTCGCCGATTACATTGTGGCCAGTTCCCACAACCCAACAGAGACGGATGGTACCGCGGACACGCTGAGCAATCGGGAGCTCCTGGTGATGCGGCTGATCGCGCTCGGGTACAGCAACAAGGAAATTGCTGCACGTCTGAACTTGAGCGTCAAGACAGTCGAAACGTACAAAGCCCGGGCGATGGCCAAGTTGGAACTGAGCACTCGCGCGGACCTCATGCGGCACGCGATTCGGAACGGGTGGCTGAGCGACGAGCCCGAATTGGTACTCGCGGTTGCCACCGGCAACCGCCCTGAGTGA